The following are encoded together in the Leuconostoc mesenteroides subsp. mesenteroides ATCC 8293 genome:
- a CDS encoding helix-turn-helix domain-containing protein: protein MLTETLESIQQLLDEKIFMQDTHCNVIFGDEKLLMKFDDELHFNDEILDNPSAILFYPIRNFNHPDDDDILAIFSIKKYYLMLYGKLTPSESHSSTYLLLKLYQRYRAILKIISNDISENNGLIDIAPPNDSLSLLEYSSQLQTHHSYSDEQTLLSSIKTGDKQIVINAYKQFQIHNAYESFLAMKNNRLRHEKNMLIIIATLCTREAIQAGVNDKKAYLLSDQWINTIEKHTSVENIINQNVRLNILLNFTSLVKTKKYSKLSHLIFEVQTYIQIHIYENLSIVKIAKQFKYSQNYLSTRFKKETNETLKQYIIKTKITEAKRLLLSTQLSLMDISTLLNFKDYTHFSHTFKRITGTSPKQFISTKKY, encoded by the coding sequence ATGTTAACAGAAACTTTGGAATCAATTCAGCAACTGCTTGATGAAAAAATATTTATGCAAGACACGCATTGTAATGTGATATTTGGCGACGAAAAACTCTTGATGAAGTTTGATGACGAACTGCATTTTAATGATGAAATTTTGGACAATCCATCTGCAATACTATTTTATCCAATTAGGAATTTTAATCACCCTGACGATGATGACATACTTGCTATATTTTCAATAAAAAAATACTACTTAATGCTGTATGGTAAACTCACGCCATCAGAAAGTCACTCATCTACATACCTATTACTTAAGCTCTATCAAAGATATCGTGCAATACTAAAAATAATCAGTAATGATATATCTGAAAATAACGGTTTGATTGATATTGCCCCTCCAAATGATAGCCTCAGTCTTTTAGAATATTCTTCTCAACTACAAACACATCATAGCTATTCTGATGAACAAACATTGCTCAGCTCTATCAAAACCGGTGACAAACAAATTGTCATAAATGCCTACAAGCAGTTTCAAATCCATAATGCATACGAATCCTTCTTAGCAATGAAGAATAATCGCTTACGCCATGAGAAAAATATGCTCATCATTATTGCAACCCTGTGTACACGAGAAGCGATTCAAGCTGGCGTAAATGATAAAAAAGCTTATTTACTTTCAGACCAGTGGATTAATACAATTGAAAAGCACACTTCTGTGGAAAATATTATTAATCAGAATGTCCGATTAAATATTCTTCTCAATTTTACTAGTTTGGTAAAAACAAAAAAATATAGCAAATTAAGTCATTTAATATTTGAAGTGCAGACCTATATTCAAATTCATATCTATGAAAATTTGTCCATTGTGAAAATTGCAAAACAATTTAAATATAGTCAAAACTACCTGTCCACACGATTCAAAAAAGAAACAAATGAAACACTCAAACAATACATCATTAAGACAAAGATAACAGAAGCAAAACGCTTACTACTTTCAACACAACTTTCCTTAATGGACATTTCGACGCTCCTTAACTTTAAAGACTACACACATTTTTCCCACACCTTCAAACGTATAACTGGCACATCCCCGAAACAATTTATATCGACAAAAAAGTACTGA
- a CDS encoding alpha-L-arabinofuranosidase C-terminal domain-containing protein, whose amino-acid sequence MKVKIEKRQNETKINPRLHGQFIEFLGNAINDGIWVGKESKIPNINGMRLDVINALKEIEPPIIRWPGGVFADHYNWQDGVGEKRKKVFNEGFGTYSVETNEFGTDEFLEFASLIHSEPWINVNLLTGSAREMTEWMEYINRKQSTYLSKKRKDSGHEKPYDVNYWGIGNEVWGGGGMMTPEQYVADYRKYATAAPTFALNQFSEDSRYFILSGADANKPKERRYWTKSVMKELARARPPKVDGYDLHWYNWYLGNEFSASATDFNANDWYQVIKGATELEDILKEQYDLIQDGLDQLPEPEGEFDQKLEKMDLILGEWGNWYGRAFFEEKALYQQNTMRDAITTAIVLDILHSNADKVKMASMAQTINVLNALILTNGEQFVLTPVYDIFKMYKVHRNNDVLDVTITDENSDHVKFFASINDKTIYLNVINFDLTETISVDIDLPGLVLQYQKEELAANDMHETNTFEDPNHLRAAIVEQRNNVSANELFDISIKPMSVSVFKIVLG is encoded by the coding sequence ATGAAAGTTAAAATAGAAAAACGTCAAAATGAGACTAAAATCAATCCACGTTTACATGGTCAATTTATAGAATTTCTTGGTAATGCGATAAATGATGGCATATGGGTCGGAAAAGAAAGCAAAATTCCAAACATTAATGGGATGCGGTTAGATGTCATTAACGCCTTGAAAGAAATTGAACCTCCAATTATAAGGTGGCCAGGTGGTGTATTTGCGGATCATTACAATTGGCAAGACGGGGTTGGGGAAAAAAGGAAAAAGGTATTTAACGAAGGATTCGGAACATATAGCGTTGAAACCAATGAGTTTGGTACGGATGAGTTTCTAGAATTTGCGTCACTGATTCATTCTGAACCATGGATCAATGTTAATTTATTAACTGGTTCAGCTCGGGAAATGACTGAGTGGATGGAATATATTAATCGTAAGCAGTCAACGTATTTATCAAAAAAGAGAAAAGATTCTGGTCATGAAAAACCCTATGATGTAAATTATTGGGGAATCGGGAATGAAGTTTGGGGTGGTGGAGGCATGATGACCCCCGAGCAATATGTTGCTGATTACCGAAAGTACGCAACGGCGGCACCAACATTTGCGTTGAATCAGTTTTCAGAGGATTCGCGCTACTTCATTTTGAGTGGTGCCGATGCTAATAAACCAAAAGAACGCCGTTATTGGACTAAAAGTGTAATGAAGGAATTAGCAAGGGCTCGTCCACCAAAAGTTGATGGTTATGATTTGCATTGGTATAACTGGTACCTGGGTAATGAGTTTTCCGCCTCAGCAACAGATTTTAATGCCAACGACTGGTATCAAGTAATTAAAGGTGCGACAGAATTAGAAGATATCCTTAAAGAACAATACGATTTGATTCAAGATGGTTTGGATCAACTGCCAGAACCTGAAGGAGAGTTTGATCAAAAACTAGAGAAAATGGATCTGATTTTAGGTGAGTGGGGCAATTGGTATGGGAGAGCTTTTTTTGAAGAGAAGGCACTGTATCAACAAAATACAATGCGCGATGCGATAACAACTGCAATCGTTTTAGATATTCTTCATTCTAATGCTGATAAAGTTAAAATGGCTAGTATGGCTCAGACAATTAATGTGTTAAATGCATTAATATTAACTAACGGTGAACAATTTGTGCTAACACCAGTATATGATATTTTCAAGATGTACAAAGTGCATAGAAATAATGATGTTCTAGATGTGACAATAACAGATGAGAATAGTGATCACGTTAAGTTTTTTGCATCAATAAATGACAAAACAATTTACTTAAATGTGATTAATTTTGATTTGACTGAAACCATCAGTGTTGACATTGATTTACCAGGGTTGGTACTTCAGTATCAAAAGGAGGAGTTAGCGGCCAATGATATGCATGAAACCAATACGTTCGAGGATCCTAATCACCTACGTGCAGCGATTGTTGAACAGCGTAATAATGTTTCTGCGAATGAGTTATTTGATATTAGCATAAAGCCAATGTCAGTTTCTGTATTCAAAATTGTATTAGGTTAG
- a CDS encoding LacI family DNA-binding transcriptional regulator, giving the protein MVTIQDIANKTGVAISTVSRALGDSPKISLRTKERIRKAARDMGYTPNFAARNLTQTESNTVGVVFQPQSEGNTDNDFAMQILFGINAQLIARRYLLTTATGSNWSEVFNAVKMMVEAGQVRRFILLYTVENDPIAELLRENHARVVVTGEPEIATNILYVDNDNRKASAEATKNLVSSFQLKSPVFVRTLADWRFEDNRELGFREAQEEGDVLSLPLEFTQQKQVLQKYFEQHQTVDGIVASDDKLGYLARNQAQAHLPSHPKLPTIAFNCSEYARLGGKNFYSVDVLPRTLGSEAVRLLFNDQQSPLEKTEASSVIVPYRIPKIGE; this is encoded by the coding sequence ATGGTAACGATACAAGATATTGCAAACAAAACTGGTGTGGCTATTTCAACAGTATCACGCGCTTTAGGGGATTCCCCAAAAATAAGTTTAAGAACTAAAGAACGTATCAGAAAAGCGGCGCGTGACATGGGTTATACACCTAACTTTGCTGCCAGAAACTTAACGCAAACTGAAAGTAATACGGTTGGCGTTGTATTTCAACCTCAATCAGAAGGTAATACAGATAATGACTTTGCCATGCAAATTCTATTTGGTATTAATGCGCAATTAATTGCGCGTCGTTATTTATTGACTACAGCTACGGGCAGCAATTGGTCTGAGGTGTTTAATGCAGTTAAAATGATGGTTGAAGCCGGACAAGTTCGACGCTTTATTTTACTATATACAGTCGAAAATGATCCAATTGCCGAATTGCTTCGTGAGAATCATGCACGTGTTGTAGTTACAGGTGAGCCAGAAATTGCTACGAATATTTTGTATGTAGATAACGATAATCGCAAAGCAAGCGCTGAAGCTACCAAAAACTTAGTGTCTAGTTTTCAGTTAAAATCACCAGTTTTTGTCAGAACGTTAGCTGATTGGCGCTTTGAAGATAATCGAGAGTTGGGCTTTCGTGAAGCACAAGAAGAAGGTGATGTTTTATCTTTACCCTTGGAATTCACGCAACAAAAGCAGGTCTTACAGAAATATTTTGAGCAACATCAAACGGTTGACGGAATAGTTGCCAGTGACGATAAACTTGGTTATTTGGCACGTAATCAAGCACAAGCTCATCTTCCCAGTCATCCTAAATTGCCGACAATTGCATTTAACTGTTCTGAATACGCCCGCTTGGGAGGGAAAAACTTTTATTCTGTTGATGTCTTACCAAGAACTCTTGGCAGTGAAGCAGTCCGATTGTTATTTAATGACCAGCAATCGCCACTTGAGAAAACTGAAGCTAGCAGCGTCATTGTTCCGTATCGTATACCAAAAATAGGTGAATAA
- a CDS encoding LacI family DNA-binding transcriptional regulator, which translates to MTNLNDVARNAHVSKMTVSRVINHPERVSDELKELVEKAIQDVGYEPNRMAKALVNKRHYVIRFLLLEDVTTVEPNYAKLLIHIANYLQESGYTLEISTDLAASTNNIDGMIVSGWRQADLEGLSLVTVPIILYGVAPENSRLSYVDVHNKQGIEMATQYMIDRGYQDIWYIGIAIDLPFAKQRALGYRSVMNKYGMSQKVFATENHAHSADILMTNMVTSIQSNTGFVCATDRIALGVVRSLTRIYEVPTDFGVIGFDGVFIDQISSPQLTTIRQPLALIAKNLVKEIVNRVESDEENTKIEVNITPELIIRDSTQ; encoded by the coding sequence ATGACAAATTTAAATGATGTTGCGCGCAATGCACACGTGTCTAAAATGACAGTTAGTCGTGTAATTAATCATCCCGAACGAGTTTCAGATGAATTGAAAGAGCTTGTAGAGAAAGCAATTCAGGACGTTGGATATGAGCCAAATCGCATGGCAAAAGCGCTTGTTAACAAGCGCCATTATGTGATTAGATTTTTACTGTTAGAGGATGTCACAACAGTTGAACCAAATTACGCCAAGCTATTGATTCATATTGCTAATTATCTCCAAGAGAGCGGCTACACGCTCGAAATAAGTACCGATTTAGCCGCCAGTACAAACAATATTGACGGGATGATTGTTAGTGGCTGGCGTCAAGCGGACTTAGAGGGTTTATCATTAGTGACCGTACCAATTATTTTGTATGGTGTGGCACCGGAAAATTCACGTCTTTCTTATGTTGACGTTCATAATAAACAAGGAATTGAGATGGCAACGCAATATATGATAGACAGGGGTTATCAGGATATTTGGTACATTGGAATTGCAATTGATTTACCATTTGCTAAGCAGCGGGCGTTAGGCTATCGTTCGGTCATGAATAAGTATGGTATGAGTCAAAAAGTTTTTGCGACAGAAAACCATGCCCACTCGGCGGATATATTGATGACGAATATGGTGACAAGTATTCAATCAAATACTGGTTTCGTCTGCGCGACAGATCGGATTGCTTTGGGTGTTGTCAGATCCTTGACACGTATTTATGAAGTGCCAACTGACTTTGGAGTAATTGGATTTGATGGTGTATTTATTGACCAAATTTCCTCGCCACAATTAACGACAATTAGGCAACCGCTTGCATTAATTGCAAAAAATTTGGTCAAGGAGATAGTAAACCGAGTTGAGTCTGATGAAGAAAATACCAAAATTGAAGTTAATATTACGCCAGAACTAATTATCCGCGATTCAACGCAATGA
- a CDS encoding SLC45 family MFS transporter yields MDDKHKGQGLPNLPLSTIWMLSFGFLGVQMAFSLQSSQMGRIFQTLGADPTKLGFFFILPPLAGLFVQPLVGYFSDRTWTKRFGRRMPYLLVGALVSVIVMFLLPNSGSFGFSTTAALWFGAITILFMDLSSNVAMQPFKMVVGDMVNEDQKSYAYSIQSFLSNTGSVLATIFPFLLTAIGVANTADKGQVPASVIISFYVGAVVLVVFSLVAVFNVKEYDDATYELYHGYALNTPNDNDGGFLTLLKRAPKTFWMVTVTQFFCWMAFQYLWTYGTGAVADNVFHATDPTTAGYQNGGNWFGILSAVYAIAAVLWSLVLSKIPAEKNKFGYALSLLLGSTGFISVFFIHSQYLLIASFILIGISWAGMMAYPFIMVTNALNGDHMGTYLGLFNGSICLPQIVASVASFVVFPALGSHFPSMILVSGVLMLLGAVSVGFIKEIHSNPVNAH; encoded by the coding sequence ATGGATGATAAGCATAAAGGGCAGGGATTGCCTAATTTGCCGCTTAGCACAATTTGGATGTTGAGTTTTGGGTTCTTAGGTGTGCAAATGGCTTTTTCCTTGCAAAGTTCACAAATGGGAAGAATTTTCCAAACATTGGGTGCTGACCCAACAAAACTTGGTTTTTTCTTCATATTGCCACCTTTGGCTGGACTATTTGTTCAACCCTTGGTTGGTTACTTTTCAGATCGAACATGGACCAAGCGTTTTGGACGACGCATGCCATACTTGTTAGTTGGTGCATTAGTTTCGGTTATAGTAATGTTCCTGTTACCAAATTCTGGTAGCTTTGGATTTTCTACAACCGCAGCATTATGGTTTGGCGCAATAACGATTTTGTTTATGGATCTTAGTTCAAATGTGGCTATGCAACCTTTTAAAATGGTTGTTGGTGATATGGTTAATGAAGATCAGAAATCATACGCCTATTCTATTCAGAGTTTCTTATCAAATACAGGTTCTGTACTAGCCACAATTTTTCCTTTCTTGTTAACAGCAATTGGGGTTGCTAATACTGCTGACAAAGGACAGGTTCCAGCTTCGGTTATTATTTCCTTTTACGTTGGTGCAGTTGTATTAGTTGTCTTCTCATTAGTTGCGGTATTCAACGTAAAAGAATACGATGACGCAACTTACGAGCTTTATCATGGTTACGCATTAAACACGCCAAATGATAATGATGGTGGGTTTTTAACTTTATTGAAGCGCGCACCAAAAACATTTTGGATGGTTACTGTGACACAATTCTTCTGCTGGATGGCTTTCCAGTATTTGTGGACATACGGTACAGGTGCAGTTGCAGATAATGTCTTTCATGCAACCGACCCAACAACAGCAGGTTATCAAAATGGTGGAAATTGGTTTGGAATTTTGTCGGCGGTTTATGCAATTGCTGCCGTACTCTGGTCGTTAGTACTGTCTAAAATTCCGGCAGAAAAAAATAAATTTGGGTATGCTTTGTCGCTTCTATTAGGGTCAACAGGATTCATTTCAGTTTTCTTTATCCATTCACAATATCTTTTAATTGCATCTTTCATTTTGATTGGTATTTCATGGGCAGGGATGATGGCTTATCCATTTATCATGGTTACTAATGCATTGAACGGCGATCACATGGGCACTTATCTCGGGCTATTCAACGGCTCTATATGCCTGCCACAAATTGTGGCGTCAGTTGCAAGTTTTGTTGTATTTCCAGCATTAGGATCACATTTTCCATCAATGATCTTAGTTTCAGGGGTTTTGATGCTATTGGGTGCAGTTAGTGTTGGTTTTATTAAAGAAATTCATAGTAATCCAGTGAATGCACATTAA
- a CDS encoding glycoside hydrolase family 65 protein: MKRIFEINPWTVVTHDLNPEDKRLQESMTSLGNEYMGMRGMFEEVYSGDTHQGIYIGGVWFPDKTRVGWWKNGYPLYFGKAINALNFVKADIYIDGHQIDLAKNEFQNFEVSLDMKHGVLKRQFTVFGVEVQVSRFVSAAFKELADIHYTFTSVDGYKHNIRFDASIDADVVNEDANYDGKFWQVLDAGNDVASSFIATQTIENPFGVPQFTVVARQSFIGGEKHGTNRGTKEVTDNFDIEVPTKGVVNFEKRVIVTTSRDYDSLKETIDAGTALTNKVLENSYQEIYEDHAQEWLKRWEKADVQIEGDDAAQQGIRFNLFHLFSTYYGNDPRLNIGPKGFTGEKYGGATYWDTEAFAIPVYLGVADPSVTRSLLQYRFDQLDGAFHNAKQQGLKGALYPMVTFDGIESHNEWEITFEEIHRNSTIAYAIYNYTNITGDHSWLDGDGAQVLYSIARFWADRVHYSKRNNQYMIHGVTGPNEYENNVNNNYYTNWMAKWVLQYSLDHYDEINDKQKAKLAITDEELVQWQDIVTKMYLPEADVDTKNGKKHIFVQHDTFLDKDLTPIADMPQDIRPINQNWSWDRILRSPYIKQSDTLHAMFYFPDAFTEEEKRNNFNFYEPLTVHESSLSPSVHAILAADLQMADKAVEMYERAARLDLDNYNNDTGDGLHITAMTGSWLAIVQGFAGMRVRNDELNLKPFLPKNWTKYAFRLVFRGHVLEVTVDKEGADVQLISGDPLTINLLGKQVTLTR, encoded by the coding sequence ATGAAAAGAATTTTTGAAATTAACCCTTGGACAGTCGTAACGCACGATTTAAATCCTGAAGACAAACGCCTACAGGAATCTATGACAAGTTTGGGAAACGAATATATGGGCATGCGTGGTATGTTTGAAGAGGTTTATTCAGGCGATACACACCAAGGTATCTATATTGGAGGCGTGTGGTTTCCAGATAAAACAAGAGTTGGCTGGTGGAAAAATGGTTACCCACTTTACTTTGGAAAAGCTATTAATGCTTTGAATTTTGTGAAAGCAGACATTTATATTGATGGTCATCAAATTGATTTAGCCAAGAATGAATTTCAGAATTTTGAAGTATCCTTAGACATGAAACATGGTGTTTTGAAGCGTCAATTTACAGTCTTTGGCGTTGAAGTTCAAGTATCACGTTTCGTTTCAGCCGCGTTTAAAGAACTAGCCGATATTCACTATACCTTTACATCCGTGGATGGATATAAGCATAACATTCGTTTTGATGCTAGCATTGATGCTGATGTAGTCAATGAAGATGCTAATTATGACGGAAAATTTTGGCAAGTTTTAGATGCCGGTAATGATGTTGCATCGTCATTTATTGCCACACAAACCATTGAGAATCCATTTGGTGTACCACAATTCACAGTGGTTGCTCGTCAAAGTTTCATTGGTGGCGAAAAACACGGCACTAATCGTGGAACAAAAGAAGTTACTGATAACTTTGATATTGAGGTACCAACTAAAGGCGTAGTAAATTTTGAAAAGCGTGTTATCGTAACCACTTCTCGAGATTACGATAGTTTAAAAGAGACAATAGATGCTGGGACAGCGTTGACGAACAAAGTTTTAGAAAACTCTTATCAAGAAATATATGAAGACCATGCGCAAGAATGGTTGAAACGGTGGGAGAAGGCTGACGTTCAAATTGAAGGTGATGATGCTGCGCAACAAGGTATTCGGTTCAATTTGTTCCACCTCTTCTCAACTTACTATGGTAACGACCCACGGCTAAATATTGGACCAAAGGGCTTCACCGGTGAAAAGTATGGTGGTGCAACGTACTGGGACACAGAAGCTTTCGCCATTCCGGTCTATCTAGGTGTTGCTGATCCATCAGTTACAAGATCACTATTGCAATACCGTTTTGATCAACTTGATGGTGCCTTTCATAATGCTAAACAACAAGGCCTAAAAGGCGCGCTTTATCCAATGGTGACTTTTGATGGTATTGAATCTCATAATGAGTGGGAAATAACATTTGAAGAGATTCACCGTAATTCAACTATTGCTTATGCGATTTATAATTATACAAATATTACTGGAGATCACTCTTGGTTAGACGGGGATGGGGCGCAAGTACTTTACAGCATCGCACGTTTCTGGGCTGATCGCGTTCACTATTCAAAACGCAATAATCAGTATATGATTCACGGTGTCACTGGACCTAATGAATATGAAAATAATGTTAATAATAATTACTACACTAATTGGATGGCTAAATGGGTATTACAGTATTCGCTTGATCACTATGACGAAATTAATGACAAGCAAAAGGCAAAGCTAGCTATTACCGATGAAGAGTTGGTTCAATGGCAAGATATTGTTACCAAAATGTATTTGCCAGAAGCTGATGTTGATACAAAAAATGGCAAAAAACATATTTTTGTACAACATGATACATTTTTGGATAAAGATTTAACCCCAATTGCTGATATGCCACAAGATATTCGTCCAATCAACCAGAACTGGTCTTGGGATCGAATACTACGGTCGCCATACATTAAGCAGTCTGACACTTTGCACGCAATGTTCTATTTTCCTGATGCCTTTACTGAAGAAGAGAAACGTAACAATTTTAACTTTTATGAGCCACTGACTGTGCACGAATCATCATTATCACCGTCAGTTCACGCGATATTGGCTGCTGATTTACAAATGGCTGACAAAGCTGTTGAAATGTATGAACGCGCTGCGCGATTGGATTTGGATAATTACAATAATGATACTGGTGATGGTTTGCATATTACTGCGATGACCGGTTCATGGTTAGCAATCGTGCAGGGATTTGCCGGAATGCGAGTACGAAATGACGAATTAAATTTAAAGCCATTTTTACCTAAGAATTGGACAAAATACGCGTTCCGTCTGGTTTTCCGTGGTCATGTTTTAGAAGTGACGGTTGACAAAGAAGGTGCAGATGTCCAACTAATTTCTGGTGATCCACTTACGATTAATTTATTGGGTAAACAAGTCACATTAACGAGATAA
- the pgmB gene encoding beta-phosphoglucomutase — MQKFKDIKGFAFDLDGVIADTARFHGQAWHQTADEVGTTWTPQLAESLKGISRMESLQMILDAGNHADDFSQADREALAEKKNHFYQRLIATLTEDDILPGMKSFIHSAKVAGYKMSIASASKNAPMILDHLGLANDFVGIVDPATLTKGKPDPEIFVRAAEVLELAPNQVIGLEDSAAGIESINSAGQISLAIGDAVVLSAANLIFSSTVDVTLQSIQSKMDKIKSN, encoded by the coding sequence ATGCAGAAATTCAAAGATATTAAGGGATTTGCTTTTGATTTAGATGGGGTCATTGCAGATACAGCTCGATTTCATGGACAAGCTTGGCATCAGACTGCTGATGAAGTCGGCACAACTTGGACACCACAATTGGCTGAATCACTCAAAGGTATTAGTCGCATGGAATCATTGCAAATGATTTTAGACGCGGGTAATCATGCGGATGATTTTTCACAAGCTGATAGAGAAGCACTCGCTGAAAAGAAAAATCATTTCTATCAACGATTGATTGCAACATTAACGGAGGACGACATATTGCCGGGGATGAAAAGTTTTATTCATTCGGCCAAAGTGGCAGGGTACAAAATGTCTATCGCCTCAGCCTCAAAAAACGCTCCTATGATCCTTGATCATTTGGGATTAGCAAATGATTTTGTTGGAATAGTAGATCCAGCAACACTGACAAAGGGAAAACCAGACCCTGAAATTTTTGTTAGAGCTGCAGAAGTGCTAGAACTAGCACCCAATCAAGTGATTGGATTAGAAGATTCAGCAGCCGGTATCGAGTCAATTAATAGTGCTGGTCAAATATCGTTGGCAATTGGTGATGCAGTTGTTTTATCGGCTGCTAATTTAATTTTCAGTTCGACTGTCGATGTTACTTTGCAAAGTATTCAATCTAAAATGGACAAAATCAAGTCCAACTAA
- a CDS encoding LacI family DNA-binding transcriptional regulator translates to MAITIKDIADKAGLSPASVSRILTNRGRFNADTAKRVRELAESMGYLKNQSAADLSQKQSRVIGVLVPSEHTNFADEIIKGMRSKAYELNYELLIAFVDVNKEQQLQTVHSLLSRKVLAIVMLAVDIEIADPVFNLLTNTDVQLLSVSNQLNNEIPSISSDNYDMMHQIVNYLYENGHEKIALIGSSNSNSIVSKLRRQGFIDSLAKHGIQYNSDFIWGTDITYQTGLDAVKHFGTPLPFTAAIGSADIISVGILNGAKDAQIDVPKDLSIVTIDGTEIAQITRPILSAAKQDFQLMGQLAVSALDEQELAPHAVFFTETKIVPSGTVTTLNKNN, encoded by the coding sequence ATGGCTATTACTATTAAAGACATTGCAGATAAAGCTGGGCTTTCACCAGCATCCGTCTCTCGGATTTTAACTAATCGAGGTCGTTTTAATGCGGATACAGCAAAAAGAGTTCGTGAACTTGCGGAATCAATGGGTTATCTTAAGAATCAATCAGCAGCTGATTTATCACAAAAACAAAGTCGCGTTATTGGCGTGTTAGTACCAAGCGAGCATACTAATTTTGCTGATGAAATTATTAAGGGCATGCGGTCTAAAGCGTATGAGCTCAACTATGAATTACTCATCGCCTTTGTCGATGTAAACAAAGAACAACAGCTGCAAACCGTTCATTCTTTGCTATCTCGAAAAGTGCTGGCAATTGTCATGTTGGCAGTAGATATTGAAATTGCTGACCCGGTTTTTAACCTATTAACCAACACTGATGTCCAGCTTCTTAGCGTTTCAAATCAATTAAACAATGAAATCCCTTCAATTTCCTCCGATAATTATGATATGATGCACCAAATTGTTAATTATCTTTACGAAAATGGACATGAAAAAATTGCGCTCATTGGTTCCTCAAACTCAAATTCAATTGTTTCCAAATTACGAAGGCAAGGATTTATTGATTCACTCGCAAAACACGGTATTCAATATAACTCTGATTTTATCTGGGGGACAGATATTACTTATCAAACCGGATTGGATGCTGTCAAACATTTTGGCACACCGTTACCTTTTACAGCAGCAATTGGTTCGGCTGATATTATCAGCGTTGGCATCCTCAATGGTGCTAAAGATGCTCAAATAGATGTTCCCAAAGACCTATCTATCGTAACAATTGACGGTACTGAAATAGCACAAATAACCCGGCCCATTCTCAGTGCTGCCAAACAAGATTTTCAATTGATGGGACAGTTGGCTGTTTCGGCACTAGATGAACAGGAATTAGCACCACATGCTGTTTTCTTTACAGAGACTAAAATCGTACCGTCAGGTACAGTGACAACGCTTAATAAAAATAATTAG